TGAACACCAGCCGCGAATACTACGACAAGATCTGCTCCACCCATACCTATCAAGATCGGCTGAATACCCTGAAAGTAGCACGTGAAGCCGGAATGGAGCTCTGCAGCGGACTGATTGTCGGCATGGGAGAAACGCTGGAAGACATTGTTGATGCCACGTTTGAGCTGCGTACCCTGGAAACCAAATCGATCCCGGTCAACTTCCTGAATTCCATCGAGGGCACGTCACTGGAAGCAGTAGATGAGCTCGACCCCCGTCACTGCCTTAAGGCACTCTGCCTGTTCCGCATGGTTCATCCCTCAACGGAAATCCGGATTGCAGGCGGACGCGAAGTAAACCTGCGTTCGATGCAGGCCATGGGGCTTTATGCTGCGAATTCCATGTTCGTCAGCGATTACCTCACAACCAAAGGGCAGGCCGCAGAAGCCGATTATGAAATGATTTCTGATCTCGGATTCGAAGTCATTGTATCGGGCCACGAAATGGACGCATCCTCTGAAGCCCCCGAACTGGCAGGACAAACCGAGTCCCGCTGAGCCCGCTTTATTATCGGTCCAGGAGGGTTTTGTGAATTTCACAAAGCCCTTATCTGGATTGAGGTTGTAAGAATAACGCTCCCAACGTATGATTCCGCCTTCGGATTGAGTGCACGGCGTACAGACCTGCTCAATCTGCGGGAATGGAATCCATCATCTTAGAGTCAGGGAGCACCTGAAATGAATTCAGGCAGACTGCGTGCCAGCGATCTTTCCAACAGCTCGGCAGCCGAAAACGAAACCACCCCCACCTTCAAGATTTTTCCGAGTACGGAAGCAGCCCCCTTTGATCACCCCGATCAACTGCTGAAGGGCATCGCCCGCTCACGCGACTATCTGCTCTCCCTGCAGGATCCCGACGGCTACTGGTGCGGCGAACTGGAAGGAGACTCGATTCTCGAATCAGAGTACATTCTACTCCTCGCATTCCTCGGCAAACAGCACTGCGAAGAAGCGATCCAGTGTGCCAACTACCTGTTGGATATCCAGATGCCTGAGGGGGGCTGGAACATGTACCCCGAAGGCCCCATTGAAATCAGTGCTGCAGTTAAAGCCTATTTTGCCCTGAAACTGACGGGCCATTCACCCGACGCCGAGTACATGCAGCGGGCTCGTAAAGCAATTCTGGCAGCAGGCGGGGTCGAAGCCGTCAACAGCTTCACACGGTTTTACCTGGCACTTCTGGGGGTGATCCCCTATTCAAAATGCCCTGCTGTCCCTCCCGAACTGATGCTGATTCCACGCTGGATGCCTTTCAACATTTTTGAAATGTCAGCCTGGTCCCGCACCATTCTGGTTCCTCTCAGTATTCTCTGGGAATATCGTCCCTCGGTCACTTTACCGGAAGAGCAGGGGATCAACGAACTCTTTACCGGTTCCCCAGAGAACTACCCTCGGAACGTTCCGAAATCAGAGGCACTCGATTCCCTCAAGAAAAAAACCTGGTTCGACTGGCACCGCTTCTTTCAAGTCGTCGACCAGGGTTTCAAACTGGTCGAAAACCTGGGGATCAAGCCTTTTCGTAAGCGGGCAGTCAATAAAGCCTATCAATGGATGCAGGAGCGATTCGATCACAGTGATGGACTCGGAGCCATTTTTCCTCCAATCATCTGGACAGTGATCGCTTTAAAATGTCTTGGAGAGGATGAAAGCAGTCCTGATATCCAGCGTGCCTTGAAAGAACTCAAAAAACTACAGATCAAAGACGGCGACCGCATCCGCCTGCAGCCCTGTAAATCCCCCGTCTGGGATACCGCCATCAGCACGATCGCACTTCGGGAAGCAGGCGTCTCCAATCGTCATCCGGCCATCCGCCAGAGCGTAAAATGGCTGCTCTCCCAGGAAGCCAGAATTCCGGGCGACTGGGTCAATTCAAGCAAATCCCAGACTCCCGGAGGCTGGTACTTTGAATTCAACAACGAGTTTTACCCCGATGTCGATGACACAACGATGGTCATCATGGCCCTGCGTCGTTGCCTGCCCAAAACCCTCAAACAGGATCAATGGCTGACTGACTTCCTGGTTAATCCTGAATGGAACCCCTACGAAGAAGACCTGGACACAGAAGCGATTGTCGCAGGCAGGAGTGAGTCCCGCGAACAGGCCTTTGCCGATCTGGAACTGTTACAACCGATGATTGGCGCCATCCGCAGAGGCGTGCACTGGGTCCTGGGAATGCAGAACAAAGATGGCGGTTGGGGCGCATTTGACCGGGACAACGACCGGGAATTGTTTACACAGGTTCCCTTCGCAGATCACAATGCGATGGTGGATCCGAGTACCGCCGATTTAACGGCCCGGGTCCTGGAAG
This genomic stretch from Gimesia sp. harbors:
- the bioB gene encoding biotin synthase BioB, which encodes MSTQVPTSSSRWQSLADQVLSGYQLTREEGLEILNSSDDELLELLAATYRVRQKYFGKQVQLYYLKNAKSGLCPEDCGYCSQARGSKADIPKYRMLNEEKLLEGAKAADEAKAGTYCIVASGRGPTDKEVEHVASVVEKIKSEYDLRICCCLGLLNEEQAQRLSQAGVNRINHNLNTSREYYDKICSTHTYQDRLNTLKVAREAGMELCSGLIVGMGETLEDIVDATFELRTLETKSIPVNFLNSIEGTSLEAVDELDPRHCLKALCLFRMVHPSTEIRIAGGREVNLRSMQAMGLYAANSMFVSDYLTTKGQAAEADYEMISDLGFEVIVSGHEMDASSEAPELAGQTESR
- a CDS encoding terpene cyclase/mutase family protein; translation: MNSGRLRASDLSNSSAAENETTPTFKIFPSTEAAPFDHPDQLLKGIARSRDYLLSLQDPDGYWCGELEGDSILESEYILLLAFLGKQHCEEAIQCANYLLDIQMPEGGWNMYPEGPIEISAAVKAYFALKLTGHSPDAEYMQRARKAILAAGGVEAVNSFTRFYLALLGVIPYSKCPAVPPELMLIPRWMPFNIFEMSAWSRTILVPLSILWEYRPSVTLPEEQGINELFTGSPENYPRNVPKSEALDSLKKKTWFDWHRFFQVVDQGFKLVENLGIKPFRKRAVNKAYQWMQERFDHSDGLGAIFPPIIWTVIALKCLGEDESSPDIQRALKELKKLQIKDGDRIRLQPCKSPVWDTAISTIALREAGVSNRHPAIRQSVKWLLSQEARIPGDWVNSSKSQTPGGWYFEFNNEFYPDVDDTTMVIMALRRCLPKTLKQDQWLTDFLVNPEWNPYEEDLDTEAIVAGRSESREQAFADLELLQPMIGAIRRGVHWVLGMQNKDGGWGAFDRDNDRELFTQVPFADHNAMVDPSTADLTARVLEAFADVQLPISHPATQRAIQYVWSEQEDDHCWYGRWGINYLYGTWQSIVGLVEIGVPSDDPRIVRAVGWLKSKQQPSGGWGETADSYADPSLRGQGEATPSQTAWALMGLMAAGEIDSAAVRRGIHYLLETQKNDGNWDEEPFTGTGFPKVFYLKYHLYRTYFPLMALARFERLRR